A genomic stretch from Microcebus murinus isolate Inina chromosome 11, M.murinus_Inina_mat1.0, whole genome shotgun sequence includes:
- the GZMK gene encoding granzyme K isoform X2, with protein sequence MASVQYGGKHVCGGVLIAPQWVLTAAHCHFWFDKSRSPTVVLGAHSLSKKEASKQVLEIKKFIPFSRYILDPKSNDIMLVKLQTAAKLGKHVQLLQPRSKNYLRAGTKCQVTGWGATNPETLSPSDTLQEVTVTVISREVCNSQNYYNRNPVITKDMVCAGDARGQKDSCKGDSGGPLVCKGVFHAIVTGGPKCAVARKPGIYTLLTKKYQTWIKSKLAPSSANLDYE encoded by the exons ATGGCTTCCGTCCAGTATGGCGGGAAGCACGTCTGCGGCGGGGTTCTGATCGCTCCCCAGTGGGTGCTCACAGCAGCCCACTGCCACTTTTG GTTTGACAAAAGCCGGTCTCCCACCGTGGTTTTAGGAGCACACTCTCTCTCAAAGAAAGAGGCCTCCAAACAAGTACTTGAGATTAAAAAATTCATACCATTCTCAAGATATATATTAGATCCTAAATCGAATGATATCATGCTGGTTAAG CTTCAAACAGCTGCAAAACTCGGCAAGCACGTTCAACTGCTCCAACCAAGATCCAAAAACTATCTTAGAGCTGGAACCAAATGCCAGGTTACTGGTTGGGGAGCCACCAACCCAGAGACGTTAAGCCCCTCTGATACCCTGCAAGAAGTCACTGTTACTGTCATAAGCCGAGAAGTTTGCAACAGCCAAAATTACTACAACCGCAACCCTGTCATAACCAAAGACATGGTGTGTGCAGGAGATGCCAGAGGCCAGAAGGATTCCTGCAAG ggtGACTCAGGGGGCCCCTTGGTCTGCAAAGGTGTCTTCCACGCCATAGTCACTGGAGGTCCTAAGTGTGCTGTTGCCAGGAAGCCTGGAATCTACACCCTGTTAACCAAGAAGTACCAGACTTGGATCAAAAGCAAGCTTGCCCCATCTAGTGCAAATTTAGATTACGAATGA
- the GZMK gene encoding granzyme K isoform X1, with protein MTKFSSFSLFFLIAWAYMTPECFTTEIIGGREVSPHSRPFMASVQYGGKHVCGGVLIAPQWVLTAAHCHFWFDKSRSPTVVLGAHSLSKKEASKQVLEIKKFIPFSRYILDPKSNDIMLVKLQTAAKLGKHVQLLQPRSKNYLRAGTKCQVTGWGATNPETLSPSDTLQEVTVTVISREVCNSQNYYNRNPVITKDMVCAGDARGQKDSCKGDSGGPLVCKGVFHAIVTGGPKCAVARKPGIYTLLTKKYQTWIKSKLAPSSANLDYE; from the exons ATGActaagttttcttctttctctctgtttttcctaATAGCTTGGGCTTATATGACTCCAGAGT GTTTCACTACGGAGATTATCGGAGGGAGAGAAGTGTCGCCCCATTCCAGGCCGTTTATGGCTTCCGTCCAGTATGGCGGGAAGCACGTCTGCGGCGGGGTTCTGATCGCTCCCCAGTGGGTGCTCACAGCAGCCCACTGCCACTTTTG GTTTGACAAAAGCCGGTCTCCCACCGTGGTTTTAGGAGCACACTCTCTCTCAAAGAAAGAGGCCTCCAAACAAGTACTTGAGATTAAAAAATTCATACCATTCTCAAGATATATATTAGATCCTAAATCGAATGATATCATGCTGGTTAAG CTTCAAACAGCTGCAAAACTCGGCAAGCACGTTCAACTGCTCCAACCAAGATCCAAAAACTATCTTAGAGCTGGAACCAAATGCCAGGTTACTGGTTGGGGAGCCACCAACCCAGAGACGTTAAGCCCCTCTGATACCCTGCAAGAAGTCACTGTTACTGTCATAAGCCGAGAAGTTTGCAACAGCCAAAATTACTACAACCGCAACCCTGTCATAACCAAAGACATGGTGTGTGCAGGAGATGCCAGAGGCCAGAAGGATTCCTGCAAG ggtGACTCAGGGGGCCCCTTGGTCTGCAAAGGTGTCTTCCACGCCATAGTCACTGGAGGTCCTAAGTGTGCTGTTGCCAGGAAGCCTGGAATCTACACCCTGTTAACCAAGAAGTACCAGACTTGGATCAAAAGCAAGCTTGCCCCATCTAGTGCAAATTTAGATTACGAATGA